A stretch of Apis cerana isolate GH-2021 linkage group LG1, AcerK_1.0, whole genome shotgun sequence DNA encodes these proteins:
- the LOC107992833 gene encoding bridge-like lipid transfer protein family member 3A isoform X3 gives MVSLIKKQLLKHLSRFTKNLSADKINLSTFKGEGELTNLELDEIVLTDLLELPSWLRLTNAWCNKVSFRIQWTKLRSVPIFLSLDEVHIEVETCEDLRDLSSSQGLSSYTGPAKYSFIHKVIDGITVTVNTVSVTFKSPAFIASVQMNRIIVESKSATWQRCDLRTTRVKDPDRGQLLIFKELEWQTVRIEAQSTKDKNLTPLRLLTNQARCRITIKKRISDCFVMGSRLILILDDLLWVLTDSQLKAALHFIDSLGGLIEKATILERKTKAARKLEVLPEYQAQISQQSRTKSQYNTAISKIFTRYDVVETSYHFLCQRIDLHLCDDAGNGRSSHPDLKDGGALQISLVSFQIDYYPYHLAMSDRKHWAKYKENATPHSQWLQQSLSSFRSQFMDLIDSGRTQHSPLIRSQGNVTVNNTKGIGENLEKNNQSQNINATTHEQKKSQHPSGNPVKNYILEQLAKLMTTCIIIRIDDFTLYKVTTTSRNPIPKEFVTGDRDKFCLPEDVTIVHAEFTYYYYPGDITFPLPPPKFYVQLNPIQVNFDVSSCLWFNSFALNLYYSLMNKDKQTTYTSTTLMYFDVKIEAILPRIVFESPQDYPNQKDRPKSLHIQTSRASITNVRCTERSSRADLAQCVNAFQMGQMFFSTEFPNRSNDFHVLTDKFLAHCAGTDNIRYPPPNFSSNSVNELIRQLHRELLWTEAKDVWCCNLEPVWGDFLGARAVGQNRPVPFLDAFPLTLWCYMTMNSLDKDSSEKKSTGDIHGLAYISNLVSVQINHYQYLFLLRLSEVLSEMATYLTIDSNKILKVDSGSSLVIGALIPQVEVTFVMPSHTPGKENSGGDLESVMPDSSSIADDIAGSSIPWQSTERIESNAKKININNDIITPQSDVSSMLSMDFMHSTNPTQTVVTFKHNDTNKHDQQTKNIMHNRQSIGVEEEKVLPPLRYALDTTHKHNKGDSSSNTPFIPNNFNVGLSSMKKGLSNLMTSIDSALKASPEDGSSDTVSIRSDVSSDSENYVLVSLQDQEKLDTMFSVDNSIRVAAVEEASEVVEETPDTQSEKSMDSVCKRKDIVSMITFKLSKVEFIQQSFGYASSIKIQISNIGNDECSSIPWDEFQVKKKTKFSARSRGWVELPSDSNCGSCIKLRLDHDLKCKSDSWKLSQASRTINNKNLYLSRNENQNNITEQDVDVCNIDVHNKQSVLDLFEDKLEVIITNISMALSMSSVSGLTDLTEDEIIPRPIPLQVYLESISLRLNEDRPPNNITSPGPIPIDLNIAKLKIIRDANGVFHIEPVVNLLSRSNSLVTLTSNDTQIAQNINHEMELNVLRQSSKQLKLDNEQLRSRLNALEKISEENAKLIRIKEESNVIKSHLSAAQEDIQLLLKEKRALQETITQLENRIIGSGLGSGTRASWSSKR, from the exons atggtgtcattaataaaaaagcaattattaaaacatttatcgag gtttactaaaaatttatcagcagataaaataaatttaagtacaTTTAAAGGAGAAGGTGAATTGACAAACTTAGAACTTGATGAAATAGTTTTGACCGATTTGTTAGAATTGCCATCATGGCTTAGATTAACAAATGCTTGGTGCAATAAAGTTTCATTTCGTATACAATGGACCAAGTTAAGAAGTGTTCCTATTTTtttg agttTGGATGAAGTTCATATAGAAGTAGAAACATGCGAAGATTTAAGAGATTTATCTTCTTCACAAGGATTATCTTCATATACTGGTCCtgcaaaatattcttttatacataaaGTAATTGATGGTATAACAGTAACTGTTAATACAGTATCAGTTACATTCAAAAGTCCTGCATTTATTGCTTCAGTTCAG atgaaTCGTATTATTGTTGAGTCAAAGTCTGCAACTTGGCAACGATGTGATTTGAGAACTACTAGAGTAAAAGATCCTGATCGTGGacaattacttatttttaaagaattagaatGGCAGACAGTTAGGATAGAGGCACAAAGtactaaagataaaaatcttacACCATTACGTTTACTTACAAATCAAGCACGCTGTCGAAtcactattaaaaaaagaatatcag atTGTTTTGTTATGGGATCAAGACTGATTCTTATATTAGATGATCTCTTATGGGTTTTGACAGATTCTCAGCTTAAAGCAGCACTTCATTTTATTGATTCTTTAGGTGGTCTAATAgaaaaagctacaattttagAACGTAAAACTAAAGCAGCTAGAAAATTAGAG gTATTACCAGAATATCAAGCACAAATATCTCAGCAATCAAGAACTAAAAGTCAATATAATACtgctatttctaaaattttcactAGATATGATGTTGTAGAAACatcatatcattttctttGTCAAAGAATTGATTTACATTTATGTGATGATGCTGgaa atggtAGATCTTCTCATCCAGATTTAAAAGATGGTGGTGCATTACAAATTTCACTAGTTAGTTTTCAAATTGACTATTATCCATATCACTTAGCAATGTCTGATAGAAAACATTGGgctaaatataaagaaaatgctACACCTCATAGTCAATGGTTGCAACAATCATTAAGTTCTTTTCGAAGTCAGTTTATGGATCTTATTGATTCTGGTAGAACACAACATTCTCCTTTAATTAGAAGTCAAGGAAATGTTACag ttaataatacaaaaggtataggagaaaatttagaaaaaaataatcaatctcAGAATATAAATGCAACTACTcacgaacaaaaaaaatcgcaACATCCTAGTGGTAAtccagtaaaaaattatattttagaacagCTTGCTAAATTAATGACaacatgtattataataagaattgatGATTTCACTTTATATAAAGTAACCACAACATCTCGTAATCCTATACCAAAAGAATTTGTTACAG gtgACAGAGATAAATTTTGTCTTCCAGAAGATGTTACAATTGTTCATGctgaatttacatattattattatcctggTGATATTACATTTCCat TGCCCCCACcaaaattttatgtacaacTAAATCCTATTCAAGTAAATTTTGATGTCTCTTCCTGTTTATGGTTTAATtcttttgcattaaatttgtattattctcTAATGAATAAGGATAAACAAACTACATATACTTCCACTActttaatgtattttgatGTTAAGATTGAAGCTATACTTCCAAGA ataGTTTTTGAAAGTCCACAAGATTATCCTAATCAAAAAGATAGACCAAAATCTTTGCACATTCAGACTTCAAGAGCATCAATAACAAATGTTCGATGTACAGAAAGATCTTCAAGAGCAGATTTAGCACAATGTGTAAATGCTTTTCAAATGGGTCAGATGTTTTTTAGTACAGAATTTCCAAATAGATCAAACGATTTTCATGTTCTTACAGATAAATTTTTAGCACATTGTGCAG gaACTGATAATATTCGTTATCCACCACCTAATTTTAGTAGTAATTccgtaaatgaattaattcgtCAATTGCATCGAGAACTTTTATGGACTGAAGCTAAAGATGTATGGTGTTGTAATTTAGAACCTGTTTGGGGAGATTTTCTTGGTGCCCGTGCAGTTGGACAAAACCGTCCTGTACCATTTCTTGATGCATTTCCTCTAACTTTATGGTGTTATATGACGATGAATTCGTTAGATAAAGATTCATCAGAAAAGAAATCTACTGGTGACATTCATGGTCTTGCATATATAAGCAATTTAGTTAGTGTTCAGAtaaatcattatcaatatttgtttttattgagATTGTCGGAAGTTTTATCGGAAATGGCAACATATCTAACTAtcgattctaataaaatattaaaagtcgATTCTGGTAGTTCACTTGTTATTGGTGCACTAATACCTCAAGTAGAAGTAACATTTGTTATGCCATCGCATACTcctggaaaagaaaattctggaGGTGATTTAGAATCTGTTATGCCTGATTCATCCAGCATAGCAGATGATATTGCAGGTTCATCTATTCCTTGGCAAAGTACAGAACGAATTGAGAGTAatgctaaaaaaattaatataaataatgatataataacgcCACAAAGTGATGTATCATCGATGTTATCAATGGATTTTATGCATTCTACTAATCCAACTCAAACTGTTGTCACCTTTAAACACAATGATACGAATAAACATGatcaacaaacaaaaaatataatgcacaATAGACAAAGTATTGgtgtagaagaagaaaaagtattaCCTCCCTTGCGGTATGCTCTTGATACCACACATAAACATAACAAAGGAGATTCATCTTCAAATACACCGTTCAttcctaataattttaatgttggtCTTTCTTCTATGAAAAAAGGATTAAGTAATTTAATGACATCTATTGATTCAGCTTTAAAAGCTTCTCCAGAAGATGGAAGTAGTGATACTGTATCTATAAGAAGTGATGTTAGTTCTGATAGTGAAAACTATGTTTTAGTTAGTCTTCaagatcaagaaaaattagatactATGTTTTCTGTTGATAATTCAATTAGAGTAGCAGCAGTAGAAGAGGCTAGTGAAGTAGTTGAAGAAACTCCTGATACTCAAAGTGAAAAATCTATGGACAGTGTATGTAAACGAAAAGATATT gtATCTATGATAACATTCAAATTATCTAAAGTTGAATTTATTCAACAATCTTTTGGATATGCatcttcaattaaaattcagaTTTCAAATATTGGTAATGATGAATGTTCATCTATCCCATGGGACGAATTTCAG GTCAAGAAAAAG acAAAATTCAGTGCACGATCTCGAGGCTGGGTTGAATTACCTTCAGATTCTAATTGTGGATCATGCATTAAACTACGTTTGGATCATGATTTAAAATGCAAATCAGATTCTTGGAAATTGTCTCAAGCAAGTcgaactataaataataaaaatctatatttatctcgaaatgaaaatcaaaataatataactgaaCAAGATGTAGATGTTTGCAATATTGATGTTCATAATAAACAAAGTGTTTTGGAtttatttgaagataaattagaagttataattactaatatatcAATGGCCTTGTCTATGAGTTCAGTAAGTGGACTTACAGACTTAACTGAAGATGAAATTATACCTAGACCAATACCATTGCAG GTATATTTAGAGAGTATATCATTGCGCTTAAATGAAGATCGTCCTCCGAATAATATAACTTCGCCAGGACCAATTCCTATAGATctaaatattgcaaaactaaaaataatacgagATGCAAATGGAGTTTTTCATATTGAACCTGTTG taaaccTATTGAGTAGAAGTAATTCTCTTGTGACACTCACAAGTAATGATACTCAAATAgctcaaaatataaatcatgaaatggaattaaatgttttaagaCAGTCTAGTAAACagttaaaattagataatgaACAACTTCGAAGTCGTCTCAATgctttggaaaaaatatcagaagAAAACGCAAAATTGATACgtataaaagaagaatctaATGTAATAAAGTCTCATTTAAGTGCAGCACAAGAAGATATACAATTACTTTTAAAGGAGAAAAGAGCCTTACAAGAAACTATAACACAGcttgaaaatcgaataattggaAGTGGTCTTGGCAGTGGTACTCGTGCATCTTGGTCATCAAAGAGATAG
- the LOC107992833 gene encoding bridge-like lipid transfer protein family member 3A isoform X4 — protein MVSLIKKQLLKHLSRFTKNLSADKINLSTFKGEGELTNLELDEIVLTDLLELPSWLRLTNAWCNKVSFRIQWTKLRSVPIFLSLDEVHIEVETCEDLRDLSSSQGLSSYTGPAKYSFIHKVIDGITVTVNTVSVTFKSPAFIASVQMNRIIVESKSATWQRCDLRTTRVKDPDRGQLLIFKELEWQTVRIEAQSTKDKNLTPLRLLTNQARCRITIKKRISDCFVMGSRLILILDDLLWVLTDSQLKAALHFIDSLGGLIEKATILERKTKAARKLEVLPEYQAQISQQSRTKSQYNTAISKIFTRYDVVETSYHFLCQRIDLHLCDDAGNGRSSHPDLKDGGALQISLVSFQIDYYPYHLAMSDRKHWAKYKENATPHSQWLQQSLSSFRSQFMDLIDSGRTQHSPLIRSQGNVTVNNTKGIGENLEKNNQSQNINATTHEQKKSQHPSGNPVKNYILEQLAKLMTTCIIIRIDDFTLYKVTTTSRNPIPKEFVTGDRDKFCLPEDVTIVHAEFTYYYYPGDITFPLPPPKFYVQLNPIQVNFDVSSCLWFNSFALNLYYSLMNKDKQTTYTSTTLMYFDVKIEAILPRIVFESPQDYPNQKDRPKSLHIQTSRASITNVRCTERSSRADLAQCVNAFQMGQMFFSTEFPNRSNDFHVLTDKFLAHCAGTDNIRYPPPNFSSNSVNELIRQLHRELLWTEAKDVWCCNLEPVWGDFLGARAVGQNRPVPFLDAFPLTLWCYMTMNSLDKDSSEKKSTGDIHGLAYISNLVSVQINHYQYLFLLRLSEVLSEMATYLTIDSNKILKVDSGSSLVIGALIPQVEVTFVMPSHTPGKENSGGDLESVMPDSSSIADDIAGSSIPWQSTERIESNAKKININNDIITPQSDVSSMLSMDFMHSTNPTQTVVTFKHNDTNKHDQQTKNIMHNRQSIGVEEEKVLPPLRYALDTTHKHNKGDSSSNTPFIPNNFNVGLSSMKKGLSNLMTSIDSALKASPEDGSSDTVSIRSDVSSDSENYVLVSLQDQEKLDTMFSVDNSIRVAAVEEASEVVEETPDTQSEKSMDSVCKRKDIVSMITFKLSKVEFIQQSFGYASSIKIQISNIGNDECSSIPWDEFQTKFSARSRGWVELPSDSNCGSCIKLRLDHDLKCKSDSWKLSQASRTINNKNLYLSRNENQNNITEQDVDVCNIDVHNKQSVLDLFEDKLEVIITNISMALSMSSVSGLTDLTEDEIIPRPIPLQVYLESISLRLNEDRPPNNITSPGPIPIDLNIAKLKIIRDANGVFHIEPVVNLLSRSNSLVTLTSNDTQIAQNINHEMELNVLRQSSKQLKLDNEQLRSRLNALEKISEENAKLIRIKEESNVIKSHLSAAQEDIQLLLKEKRALQETITQLENRIIGSGLGSGTRASWSSKR, from the exons atggtgtcattaataaaaaagcaattattaaaacatttatcgag gtttactaaaaatttatcagcagataaaataaatttaagtacaTTTAAAGGAGAAGGTGAATTGACAAACTTAGAACTTGATGAAATAGTTTTGACCGATTTGTTAGAATTGCCATCATGGCTTAGATTAACAAATGCTTGGTGCAATAAAGTTTCATTTCGTATACAATGGACCAAGTTAAGAAGTGTTCCTATTTTtttg agttTGGATGAAGTTCATATAGAAGTAGAAACATGCGAAGATTTAAGAGATTTATCTTCTTCACAAGGATTATCTTCATATACTGGTCCtgcaaaatattcttttatacataaaGTAATTGATGGTATAACAGTAACTGTTAATACAGTATCAGTTACATTCAAAAGTCCTGCATTTATTGCTTCAGTTCAG atgaaTCGTATTATTGTTGAGTCAAAGTCTGCAACTTGGCAACGATGTGATTTGAGAACTACTAGAGTAAAAGATCCTGATCGTGGacaattacttatttttaaagaattagaatGGCAGACAGTTAGGATAGAGGCACAAAGtactaaagataaaaatcttacACCATTACGTTTACTTACAAATCAAGCACGCTGTCGAAtcactattaaaaaaagaatatcag atTGTTTTGTTATGGGATCAAGACTGATTCTTATATTAGATGATCTCTTATGGGTTTTGACAGATTCTCAGCTTAAAGCAGCACTTCATTTTATTGATTCTTTAGGTGGTCTAATAgaaaaagctacaattttagAACGTAAAACTAAAGCAGCTAGAAAATTAGAG gTATTACCAGAATATCAAGCACAAATATCTCAGCAATCAAGAACTAAAAGTCAATATAATACtgctatttctaaaattttcactAGATATGATGTTGTAGAAACatcatatcattttctttGTCAAAGAATTGATTTACATTTATGTGATGATGCTGgaa atggtAGATCTTCTCATCCAGATTTAAAAGATGGTGGTGCATTACAAATTTCACTAGTTAGTTTTCAAATTGACTATTATCCATATCACTTAGCAATGTCTGATAGAAAACATTGGgctaaatataaagaaaatgctACACCTCATAGTCAATGGTTGCAACAATCATTAAGTTCTTTTCGAAGTCAGTTTATGGATCTTATTGATTCTGGTAGAACACAACATTCTCCTTTAATTAGAAGTCAAGGAAATGTTACag ttaataatacaaaaggtataggagaaaatttagaaaaaaataatcaatctcAGAATATAAATGCAACTACTcacgaacaaaaaaaatcgcaACATCCTAGTGGTAAtccagtaaaaaattatattttagaacagCTTGCTAAATTAATGACaacatgtattataataagaattgatGATTTCACTTTATATAAAGTAACCACAACATCTCGTAATCCTATACCAAAAGAATTTGTTACAG gtgACAGAGATAAATTTTGTCTTCCAGAAGATGTTACAATTGTTCATGctgaatttacatattattattatcctggTGATATTACATTTCCat TGCCCCCACcaaaattttatgtacaacTAAATCCTATTCAAGTAAATTTTGATGTCTCTTCCTGTTTATGGTTTAATtcttttgcattaaatttgtattattctcTAATGAATAAGGATAAACAAACTACATATACTTCCACTActttaatgtattttgatGTTAAGATTGAAGCTATACTTCCAAGA ataGTTTTTGAAAGTCCACAAGATTATCCTAATCAAAAAGATAGACCAAAATCTTTGCACATTCAGACTTCAAGAGCATCAATAACAAATGTTCGATGTACAGAAAGATCTTCAAGAGCAGATTTAGCACAATGTGTAAATGCTTTTCAAATGGGTCAGATGTTTTTTAGTACAGAATTTCCAAATAGATCAAACGATTTTCATGTTCTTACAGATAAATTTTTAGCACATTGTGCAG gaACTGATAATATTCGTTATCCACCACCTAATTTTAGTAGTAATTccgtaaatgaattaattcgtCAATTGCATCGAGAACTTTTATGGACTGAAGCTAAAGATGTATGGTGTTGTAATTTAGAACCTGTTTGGGGAGATTTTCTTGGTGCCCGTGCAGTTGGACAAAACCGTCCTGTACCATTTCTTGATGCATTTCCTCTAACTTTATGGTGTTATATGACGATGAATTCGTTAGATAAAGATTCATCAGAAAAGAAATCTACTGGTGACATTCATGGTCTTGCATATATAAGCAATTTAGTTAGTGTTCAGAtaaatcattatcaatatttgtttttattgagATTGTCGGAAGTTTTATCGGAAATGGCAACATATCTAACTAtcgattctaataaaatattaaaagtcgATTCTGGTAGTTCACTTGTTATTGGTGCACTAATACCTCAAGTAGAAGTAACATTTGTTATGCCATCGCATACTcctggaaaagaaaattctggaGGTGATTTAGAATCTGTTATGCCTGATTCATCCAGCATAGCAGATGATATTGCAGGTTCATCTATTCCTTGGCAAAGTACAGAACGAATTGAGAGTAatgctaaaaaaattaatataaataatgatataataacgcCACAAAGTGATGTATCATCGATGTTATCAATGGATTTTATGCATTCTACTAATCCAACTCAAACTGTTGTCACCTTTAAACACAATGATACGAATAAACATGatcaacaaacaaaaaatataatgcacaATAGACAAAGTATTGgtgtagaagaagaaaaagtattaCCTCCCTTGCGGTATGCTCTTGATACCACACATAAACATAACAAAGGAGATTCATCTTCAAATACACCGTTCAttcctaataattttaatgttggtCTTTCTTCTATGAAAAAAGGATTAAGTAATTTAATGACATCTATTGATTCAGCTTTAAAAGCTTCTCCAGAAGATGGAAGTAGTGATACTGTATCTATAAGAAGTGATGTTAGTTCTGATAGTGAAAACTATGTTTTAGTTAGTCTTCaagatcaagaaaaattagatactATGTTTTCTGTTGATAATTCAATTAGAGTAGCAGCAGTAGAAGAGGCTAGTGAAGTAGTTGAAGAAACTCCTGATACTCAAAGTGAAAAATCTATGGACAGTGTATGTAAACGAAAAGATATT gtATCTATGATAACATTCAAATTATCTAAAGTTGAATTTATTCAACAATCTTTTGGATATGCatcttcaattaaaattcagaTTTCAAATATTGGTAATGATGAATGTTCATCTATCCCATGGGACGAATTTCAG acAAAATTCAGTGCACGATCTCGAGGCTGGGTTGAATTACCTTCAGATTCTAATTGTGGATCATGCATTAAACTACGTTTGGATCATGATTTAAAATGCAAATCAGATTCTTGGAAATTGTCTCAAGCAAGTcgaactataaataataaaaatctatatttatctcgaaatgaaaatcaaaataatataactgaaCAAGATGTAGATGTTTGCAATATTGATGTTCATAATAAACAAAGTGTTTTGGAtttatttgaagataaattagaagttataattactaatatatcAATGGCCTTGTCTATGAGTTCAGTAAGTGGACTTACAGACTTAACTGAAGATGAAATTATACCTAGACCAATACCATTGCAG GTATATTTAGAGAGTATATCATTGCGCTTAAATGAAGATCGTCCTCCGAATAATATAACTTCGCCAGGACCAATTCCTATAGATctaaatattgcaaaactaaaaataatacgagATGCAAATGGAGTTTTTCATATTGAACCTGTTG taaaccTATTGAGTAGAAGTAATTCTCTTGTGACACTCACAAGTAATGATACTCAAATAgctcaaaatataaatcatgaaatggaattaaatgttttaagaCAGTCTAGTAAACagttaaaattagataatgaACAACTTCGAAGTCGTCTCAATgctttggaaaaaatatcagaagAAAACGCAAAATTGATACgtataaaagaagaatctaATGTAATAAAGTCTCATTTAAGTGCAGCACAAGAAGATATACAATTACTTTTAAAGGAGAAAAGAGCCTTACAAGAAACTATAACACAGcttgaaaatcgaataattggaAGTGGTCTTGGCAGTGGTACTCGTGCATCTTGGTCATCAAAGAGATAG